A section of the Cutibacterium granulosum genome encodes:
- a CDS encoding fructose bisphosphate aldolase, with product MDTQQLERMHTAPGFVAALDQSGGSTPKALRAYGIEESAYGDDKDRMFDLVHEMRTRIITSPAFTSEHILAAILFEMTMDREVEGMPTADFLWQRKGIVPFLKIDKGLADEDNHVKVMKPIPGLDELLHRAVEDKHIFGTKERSVIVDYDEVGIGRIVDQQFELGDQVCAAGLVPILEPEVDIHAARKQEAEELLHRHIREHIDALDDDARIMLKLTIPSQPDLYADFIDDPRVVRVVALSGGYSREQANELLTHNHRLIASFSRALAEGLDAKQSDEEFNSTLENSIDSIYQASIA from the coding sequence ATGGACACCCAGCAGTTGGAGCGCATGCACACCGCACCGGGTTTCGTCGCAGCACTGGATCAGTCGGGTGGCTCGACTCCCAAGGCCCTGCGTGCCTATGGCATCGAGGAGTCGGCCTATGGCGACGACAAGGACCGCATGTTCGATCTCGTGCACGAGATGCGTACCCGGATCATCACCAGCCCGGCATTCACCAGTGAGCACATTCTTGCTGCGATCCTCTTCGAGATGACGATGGATCGTGAGGTCGAGGGCATGCCGACGGCCGACTTCCTGTGGCAGCGCAAGGGGATCGTCCCCTTCCTCAAGATCGACAAGGGCCTGGCCGATGAGGACAACCACGTCAAGGTGATGAAGCCCATCCCCGGTCTGGACGAGCTGCTGCACCGCGCCGTGGAGGACAAGCACATCTTCGGCACCAAGGAACGCTCGGTCATCGTCGACTACGACGAGGTGGGTATCGGCAGGATCGTGGATCAGCAGTTCGAGCTGGGCGATCAGGTGTGCGCTGCTGGTCTGGTGCCGATCCTCGAGCCCGAGGTGGACATCCACGCCGCACGCAAGCAGGAGGCCGAGGAGCTGCTGCACCGGCACATCCGTGAGCACATCGATGCCCTTGACGACGACGCCCGGATCATGCTCAAGCTGACGATTCCCAGCCAGCCCGACCTGTACGCCGACTTCATCGACGATCCGCGGGTCGTGCGTGTCGTCGCCCTGTCCGGTGGGTACTCCCGTGAGCAGGCCAATGAGCTGCTCACCCACAACCACCGGCTCATCGCAAGCTTCTCGCGTGCTCTCGCCGAGGGGCTGGACGCCAAGCAGTCCGACGAGGAGTTCAACTCGACACTGGAGAACTCCATCGACTCCATCTACCAGGCGTCGATTGCCTGA
- a CDS encoding HAD-IIB family hydrolase, with amino-acid sequence MNNSLPAVVAFDLDDTLAPSKTRIPEPMARILGALLGRTDVLVISGGQFGQFRTQVIDALEDVDAPMRGLHLMPACGTQYYRLDDDTQWVCRYVEELTDDEKSRAIAALENCAKDLGLWEDHTWGPRIEDRTSQITFSALGQQAPVEAKKTWDPTGERKLRLAADVAAAVPDLEVRAGGSTSVDITRVGRDKSFGLTRLLEVTGLAKEDVVFYGDRLDEHGNDYPVKAMGIRCVSVTDWQDTANKLQEMLDAC; translated from the coding sequence GTGAACAATTCGTTGCCCGCCGTTGTCGCCTTCGATCTCGACGACACCCTGGCCCCTTCCAAGACCCGTATCCCCGAACCCATGGCACGAATCCTCGGTGCCCTCCTGGGCCGCACCGATGTGCTCGTCATCTCCGGAGGGCAGTTCGGCCAGTTCCGCACCCAGGTGATCGATGCGCTGGAGGACGTCGACGCACCCATGAGAGGGCTGCATCTCATGCCAGCCTGCGGCACTCAGTACTACCGGCTGGACGACGACACCCAGTGGGTGTGCCGCTACGTCGAGGAGCTCACCGACGACGAGAAGTCCCGAGCCATCGCTGCCCTGGAGAACTGTGCCAAGGACCTCGGACTGTGGGAGGACCACACCTGGGGGCCACGTATCGAGGATCGCACCTCCCAGATCACCTTCTCCGCCCTGGGACAGCAGGCCCCGGTCGAGGCCAAGAAGACGTGGGACCCCACCGGGGAGAGGAAACTGCGGCTGGCAGCCGACGTGGCCGCCGCAGTACCAGACCTGGAGGTGCGCGCTGGCGGCTCGACGTCAGTGGACATCACCCGGGTGGGACGTGACAAGTCGTTCGGCCTCACCCGGTTGCTCGAGGTGACCGGCCTGGCCAAGGAGGACGTCGTCTTCTACGGTGACCGGCTCGACGAGCACGGCAATGACTACCCGGTCAAGGCCATGGGGATTCGCTGCGTGTCCGTCACCGATTGGCAGGACACCGCCAACAAGCTCCAGGAGATGCTGGACGCCTGCTGA